The following coding sequences lie in one Mycobacterium gordonae genomic window:
- the gmd gene encoding GDP-mannose 4,6-dehydratase, which produces MKRALITGITGQDGSYLAELLLGKGYEVHGLIRRASTFNTSRIDHLYVDPHQPDAKLFLHYGDLIDGTRLVTLLSTIEPDEVYNLAAQSHVRVSFDEPVHTGDTTGMGSMRLLEAVRLSRVQCRFYQASSSEMFGATPPPQNELTPFYPRSPYGAAKVYSYWATRNYREAYGLFAVNGILFNHESPRRGETFVTRKITRAVARIKAGVQSELFMGNLDAVRDWGYAPEYVEGMWRMLQAPVPDDYVLATGRGYTVRDFAEAAFEHAGLDWQQYIKFDERYLRPTEVDSLIGDATKAADSLGWRASVHTGELARIMVDADIAALECEGKPWIDKPMLAGRA; this is translated from the coding sequence GTGAAGCGGGCGCTCATCACCGGCATCACCGGACAGGACGGCTCGTATCTCGCCGAACTGCTGCTCGGCAAGGGATACGAGGTACACGGGCTCATCCGGCGTGCCTCGACGTTCAACACGTCCCGGATCGATCACCTCTATGTCGATCCGCACCAGCCAGACGCGAAGCTGTTTCTGCATTATGGCGACCTCATCGACGGAACCCGCCTGGTCACTCTGCTGAGCACCATCGAACCCGACGAGGTGTACAACCTTGCGGCACAGTCACATGTGCGGGTGAGCTTCGACGAGCCGGTGCATACCGGTGACACCACCGGCATGGGCTCCATGCGGCTGCTCGAAGCGGTCCGGCTCTCGCGGGTGCAGTGCCGCTTCTATCAAGCATCGTCATCGGAGATGTTCGGCGCCACGCCCCCGCCGCAGAATGAGCTGACGCCCTTCTACCCGCGATCACCGTACGGCGCGGCCAAGGTCTACTCCTATTGGGCGACAAGGAATTATCGCGAGGCATACGGGTTGTTCGCCGTCAATGGCATCTTGTTCAATCACGAATCACCGCGGCGTGGTGAGACTTTCGTGACCCGCAAGATCACCAGGGCCGTGGCGCGTATCAAGGCCGGCGTCCAATCAGAGCTTTTCATGGGCAATCTCGACGCGGTCCGGGACTGGGGGTATGCCCCCGAATACGTCGAAGGGATGTGGCGGATGCTGCAGGCCCCCGTACCCGACGACTATGTGCTGGCGACCGGGCGCGGCTATACCGTCCGTGATTTCGCCGAAGCCGCATTCGAGCACGCCGGCTTGGACTGGCAGCAGTACATCAAATTCGACGAACGCTACCTGCGGCCCACCGAGGTTGATTCGCTGATCGGCGACGCGACCAAGGCCGCGGATTCGCTGGGCTGGCGTGCGTCGGTGCACACCGGCGAATTGGCCCGGATCATGGTCGACGCCGATATCGCCGCCCTGGAGTGCGAGGGCAAGCCGTGGATCGACAAGCCGATGCTCGCAGGTCGCGCATGA
- a CDS encoding GDP-L-fucose synthase family protein has product MSVEIGELDRSAPVYIAGHRGLVGSALLRRFQAEGFGNLLLRSRSELDLTDRAATFDFILESCPQVVIDAAARVGGIMANNTYPADFLSENLRIQVNLLDAAVAAEVPRLLFLGSSCIYPKLSPQPIPESALLTGPLEPTNDAYAIAKIAGILQVQAVRRQHGLPWISAMPTNLYGPGDNFSPSGSHLLPALIRRYEEAKAAGAPEVTNWGTGTPRRELLHVDDMASACLHLLEHFDGPTQVNVGTGIDHTISEIAQMVADAVGYSGETRWDTSKPDGTPRKLLDVSVLGESGWQPKVALREGVEATVAWYREHAGTVRQ; this is encoded by the coding sequence ATGAGCGTCGAGATCGGCGAGCTGGACCGCTCGGCTCCGGTCTACATCGCGGGGCACCGCGGGCTGGTGGGGTCGGCTCTGCTGCGCCGATTCCAGGCGGAAGGTTTCGGCAACCTACTGCTGCGGTCGCGCTCGGAACTCGATCTGACCGACCGGGCGGCGACCTTCGACTTCATCCTCGAATCATGCCCGCAGGTCGTCATCGACGCGGCGGCCCGGGTCGGCGGGATCATGGCCAACAACACCTATCCCGCCGACTTCTTGTCGGAAAACCTGCGGATTCAGGTCAATCTGCTCGATGCCGCGGTGGCAGCAGAGGTTCCGCGGCTGCTGTTCCTCGGGTCGTCGTGCATATACCCGAAACTGAGCCCGCAGCCGATCCCGGAGAGCGCACTACTCACCGGTCCGCTGGAGCCGACCAACGACGCCTACGCCATCGCCAAGATCGCCGGAATCCTCCAGGTCCAGGCCGTACGGCGGCAACACGGTCTGCCATGGATCTCCGCGATGCCCACCAACCTCTACGGGCCTGGCGACAACTTCTCGCCGTCGGGCTCCCACTTGTTGCCGGCGCTCATCCGCCGGTACGAGGAAGCCAAAGCCGCTGGGGCGCCGGAGGTGACCAACTGGGGCACCGGAACTCCGCGACGCGAATTGCTGCACGTCGACGACATGGCCAGCGCATGTCTGCATCTGTTGGAGCATTTCGACGGGCCCACCCAGGTCAATGTGGGCACCGGCATCGACCATACCATCAGCGAGATCGCGCAGATGGTCGCCGACGCGGTGGGGTACAGCGGCGAAACGCGCTGGGACACAAGCAAGCCCGATGGTACGCCGCGCAAGCTGCTCGACGTTTCGGTATTGGGGGAGTCGGGTTGGCAGCCGAAAGTGGCGCTGCGCGAGGGGGTTGAGGCGACCGTGGCCTGGTATCGCGAGCACGCCGGAACGGTTCGCCAGTGA
- a CDS encoding FkbM family methyltransferase, whose product MNKLERLLRNTLRRRGIEISHYFPELDWERNFLRQLQSHRVGVVLDVGANSGQYATGLREAGYTGRIVSFEPLSGPYSVLERKASADPAWDTRHCALGDTDGTISINVAGNEGASSSALPMLQRHQDAFPPANYVGTERVSTYRLDSLAPEVLRPNDIAFLKIDVQGFEKHVIDGATSTVSDRCVGMQLELSFQPLYDGGMLIREALEVVDSLGFTLAGLIPGFTDPRNGRMLQADGIFFRGSD is encoded by the coding sequence GTGAACAAACTGGAGCGGCTGCTGCGCAACACGCTGCGGCGCAGGGGTATCGAAATCTCGCATTACTTTCCGGAACTGGACTGGGAGCGTAACTTCCTGCGGCAGCTGCAATCGCACCGGGTCGGTGTGGTGCTCGACGTCGGAGCCAACTCGGGCCAGTACGCCACCGGTCTGCGAGAGGCGGGTTACACCGGCCGCATCGTCTCGTTCGAACCGCTGTCCGGCCCCTATTCCGTCCTGGAGCGCAAGGCTTCGGCCGACCCGGCGTGGGACACCCGCCACTGTGCACTCGGCGATACCGACGGAACGATCTCGATCAATGTGGCCGGCAACGAGGGCGCCAGCAGTTCGGCACTGCCGATGCTGCAACGACACCAGGACGCCTTCCCCCCGGCCAACTATGTGGGCACCGAACGGGTATCGACCTATCGGCTTGACTCGTTGGCGCCAGAAGTTCTGCGGCCCAACGATATTGCTTTCTTGAAGATCGACGTACAAGGTTTCGAGAAGCACGTCATCGACGGGGCCACATCGACGGTGAGCGATCGCTGTGTCGGGATGCAGCTCGAATTGTCCTTCCAGCCCCTCTATGACGGCGGCATGCTGATACGGGAAGCGCTCGAGGTGGTGGACTCGCTGGGCTTCACCCTCGCGGGACTGATACCTGGCTTCACCGACCCCCGCAACGGGCGGATGTTGCAGGCCGATGGCATCTTCTTCCGGGGCAGCGATTAG
- a CDS encoding glycosyltransferase family 2 protein, which translates to MTSAPTVSVITISFKDLDGLKRTVESVRAQRYEGRIEHIIIDGGSGDEVRDYLSGVEPAFAYWQSEPDGGRYDAMNQGIAHASGDLLWFLHSADRFSEPDVVARAVEALAGKGPARELWGFGMDRLIGMDRVRGPIPFSLRKFLAGKQVVPHQASFFGASLVDKIGGYDLDFGIAADQEFILRAALAREPVTIERVFCEFDTTGVGSHREPSAVFGDLRRMGDLHGRYPYAGRLLSRAYLRGRELYAYNSRFWENVFGRLAARDSG; encoded by the coding sequence GTGACGTCGGCTCCGACCGTCTCGGTGATCACGATCTCCTTCAAAGATCTCGACGGGCTGAAGCGCACGGTCGAAAGCGTGCGGGCCCAGCGCTATGAGGGACGCATCGAGCACATCATCATCGACGGCGGGTCCGGCGATGAGGTGCGGGACTATCTGTCCGGGGTTGAGCCGGCGTTCGCGTACTGGCAGTCCGAGCCCGACGGGGGTCGGTACGACGCGATGAATCAGGGCATCGCGCACGCATCCGGTGATCTGTTGTGGTTCCTACACTCCGCGGATCGCTTTTCCGAACCCGATGTGGTGGCTCGCGCGGTGGAGGCGCTCGCAGGCAAGGGGCCGGCCCGCGAGTTGTGGGGCTTCGGGATGGACCGCCTCATCGGCATGGATCGGGTACGCGGACCGATTCCTTTCAGCCTGCGAAAGTTCCTGGCCGGCAAGCAGGTGGTGCCGCATCAGGCGTCTTTCTTCGGGGCTTCGCTGGTGGACAAGATCGGTGGCTACGACCTTGATTTCGGGATCGCGGCCGACCAGGAGTTCATTCTTCGGGCGGCGCTGGCGCGCGAGCCGGTCACCATCGAGCGGGTCTTCTGCGAGTTCGACACCACCGGCGTGGGATCGCACCGAGAACCGAGTGCCGTCTTCGGGGACCTGCGCCGCATGGGCGATTTGCATGGCCGCTATCCCTATGCCGGAAGACTGCTTTCGCGCGCCTACCTACGTGGCCGAGAGCTTTACGCCTACAACAGCCGATTCTGGGAGAACGTCTTCGGACGGTTGGCCGCGCGCGACTCGGGTTAG
- a CDS encoding class I SAM-dependent methyltransferase, which produces MVAGRSDAAVQFTAHNVRLDDGTYTIPGATQSVDQYSWFKSSRGILETVFPGDKSQLRLADIGCLEGGYATEFARLGFQALGVEVRELNIAACNYIKSKTDLPNLQFVQDNALNIADHGVFDAVFCCGLYYHLENPRQYLETLSRVTNKLLILQTHFSLINRSDRLLRLPTTARQFTDRLLRRPEPVKFMLSAPTEHEGLPGRWFTEFSDDRSFGKRETAKWASWDNRRSFWIQREYLLQAMKDVGFDLVMEEYANLEPSIAESLLGGSYAANLRGTFIGIKTS; this is translated from the coding sequence ATGGTGGCAGGAAGATCGGACGCAGCGGTGCAGTTCACCGCACACAACGTGCGCCTGGACGACGGGACTTACACGATCCCCGGGGCCACACAGTCGGTCGACCAGTATTCGTGGTTCAAATCGTCGCGCGGGATCCTGGAGACGGTTTTCCCCGGAGACAAGAGTCAGCTACGCCTGGCCGATATCGGTTGTCTCGAGGGCGGATACGCAACCGAATTCGCACGCTTGGGTTTTCAGGCCCTCGGCGTGGAAGTGCGCGAGTTGAACATCGCGGCGTGCAACTACATCAAATCGAAGACCGACCTGCCGAATCTGCAGTTCGTGCAGGACAATGCGCTGAATATCGCCGACCACGGGGTCTTCGATGCGGTCTTCTGCTGCGGCTTGTACTACCACCTCGAGAATCCGAGGCAGTACCTGGAAACCCTGTCGAGGGTTACCAACAAGCTACTGATCCTCCAAACGCACTTTTCACTGATCAACCGCAGCGACAGACTGCTGCGATTGCCCACCACTGCACGACAGTTCACCGACCGGCTGTTGCGAAGGCCCGAGCCGGTGAAGTTCATGCTCTCGGCGCCTACCGAACACGAGGGACTGCCGGGACGGTGGTTCACCGAGTTTTCCGACGACCGCTCGTTCGGCAAGCGGGAAACCGCGAAATGGGCGTCCTGGGATAACCGCCGGTCTTTCTGGATTCAGCGGGAGTACCTTCTTCAAGCGATGAAGGATGTCGGATTCGACCTGGTGATGGAGGAGTACGCCAACCTCGAGCCGAGCATCGCGGAGTCGTTGCTTGGCGGTTCCTACGCGGCGAATCTGCGCGGAACCTTCATCGGCATCAAAACCAGTTGA
- a CDS encoding glycosyltransferase, which translates to MPKVSIVTTTHNQEAYVRQAFDSFVAQQTDFPLEIVVADDASTDSTPAIIREYTSKHPNLFRPIFRPENLGLNRNLVGALSASRGQYIALCEGDDYWIDPLKLSKQVAFLDQHPETAVCFHPVRVVWEDGYAKDSKFPPVHVRGNLSVDGLILMNFIQTNSVMYRRLPQYDDIPADVMPLDWHLHVRHAARGEIAMLPDTMSVYRRHAQGMWHNQVMDPAKFWLTQGPGHAATFDAMLDVFKGDPVREELIAFMADWILRHIADIPGPDGAAALQNTIAAHPRFAMLALQHRWATPARRLKIQWRKLAAATPSRKGLVDVWPSRLRHAAWSR; encoded by the coding sequence CTGCCCAAAGTCAGCATCGTGACCACGACCCACAACCAAGAGGCCTACGTCCGGCAGGCTTTCGACAGCTTCGTCGCCCAGCAGACCGATTTCCCGCTGGAAATCGTCGTCGCCGACGACGCCTCGACCGACAGCACGCCCGCGATAATCCGGGAGTACACCAGCAAGCACCCGAATCTGTTCCGGCCGATCTTCAGGCCCGAAAACCTAGGTCTGAACCGGAATCTGGTCGGAGCTCTGTCGGCTTCTCGCGGCCAGTACATCGCCCTGTGTGAAGGTGACGACTATTGGATTGACCCGCTGAAGCTGAGCAAGCAGGTGGCATTCCTGGATCAGCATCCCGAGACGGCGGTGTGCTTTCATCCGGTGCGGGTGGTCTGGGAGGACGGCTACGCCAAAGACTCGAAATTTCCTCCGGTGCACGTGCGGGGCAACCTCAGTGTCGACGGGCTCATCCTGATGAACTTCATCCAGACCAACTCCGTAATGTACCGCCGCCTGCCGCAATACGACGACATACCCGCCGACGTCATGCCGCTGGACTGGCACCTGCACGTCCGGCACGCAGCCCGCGGCGAGATCGCGATGCTGCCCGACACCATGTCCGTCTATCGCCGCCACGCTCAGGGCATGTGGCACAACCAGGTGATGGATCCGGCGAAATTCTGGCTAACCCAAGGACCGGGTCATGCGGCGACGTTCGACGCCATGCTCGACGTGTTCAAAGGTGACCCGGTCCGCGAAGAGCTGATCGCGTTTATGGCCGACTGGATCCTGCGTCACATCGCGGACATCCCAGGCCCAGACGGTGCAGCCGCTCTGCAGAACACCATCGCGGCGCACCCTAGGTTTGCCATGCTGGCATTGCAGCACCGATGGGCGACTCCGGCGAGGCGGCTTAAGATTCAGTGGCGCAAGTTAGCCGCGGCTACACCCAGCCGGAAGGGGCTCGTGGACGTTTGGCCATCCCGTTTGCGGCATGCAGCCTGGTCCCGCTGA
- a CDS encoding GAP family protein translates to MWQMVLYMGFGMALDPARLGLALVMLSRKRPMANLFAFWLGGIVAAGAVALAVLLFIREFAVVVIQSAGAMAQDFREATVVLSGGRLQVTVGVIILLLAVRSVARSRAQAGIPVPVGGGGGLPTMVLDQRPPGLMARTSNRMQEMLNCDVVWPAFLVGIATSVPPLESLIALTFIMASGSGIGTQFGAFFVFVLLVLAVIEIPLIAHLTVPQKTEQLMLRVQNWVRTYRRQMTLTILFGVGCIFLAQGVAAL, encoded by the coding sequence ATGTGGCAAATGGTGCTGTACATGGGCTTCGGGATGGCGTTGGACCCCGCGCGGTTGGGCCTTGCCCTGGTGATGCTGTCCCGCAAGCGGCCGATGGCCAACCTGTTTGCCTTCTGGCTGGGCGGGATCGTGGCAGCCGGCGCGGTGGCACTGGCAGTGCTGCTTTTCATTCGTGAATTCGCAGTGGTCGTGATCCAAAGCGCAGGAGCGATGGCTCAGGACTTCCGAGAAGCCACCGTGGTCTTGTCGGGCGGCCGCCTGCAGGTCACCGTCGGGGTGATCATTCTGTTGCTGGCGGTGCGCTCGGTGGCCCGTTCGCGTGCGCAAGCGGGGATACCGGTACCGGTCGGTGGCGGCGGCGGCCTGCCGACCATGGTGCTCGACCAGCGCCCGCCCGGGTTGATGGCCCGCACGTCGAACCGCATGCAGGAGATGCTGAACTGCGATGTCGTCTGGCCGGCGTTCCTCGTCGGAATCGCTACGTCGGTGCCGCCCCTGGAAAGCCTGATCGCGCTGACCTTCATCATGGCCTCCGGCAGCGGTATCGGTACCCAGTTCGGTGCCTTCTTCGTGTTCGTCCTGCTGGTGCTCGCGGTCATCGAAATTCCGCTGATCGCACATCTGACGGTGCCGCAGAAGACCGAGCAGCTGATGCTGCGGGTCCAGAACTGGGTCCGCACCTACCGCCGCCAGATGACCCTGACCATCCTCTTCGGCGTGGGATGCATCTTCCTGGCCCAGGGTGTGGCGGCTCTCTGA
- a CDS encoding glycosyltransferase family 2 protein codes for MYSDEHGKAAAGPRVSVCIPMYNNSTTIERALRSILDQDGVDFEIVVVDDDSTDDGAAIAAAALRPGDRLIRNAPRLGLNGNHNKCLEVARGDLIQFVHGDDWLLPGALKTLVACFDEPGVGMAFAPRQVETDDREWAQRYGSVHTHFRRLDECNRGSSLVAQMVARGAKDNWIGEPTCVMFRRQLAADAGGFRTDIFQLVDVDFWMRLMLRSTVRFVPQELSVRNHTTATATTRVMATRRNLLDRQRVLTWMMVDPFSPKRIRAAAAMWWIPAWLALLIEVAILGPQRRRHVKTLAMAPFREFRRARQLRDAMRGG; via the coding sequence GTGTACTCCGACGAACATGGCAAGGCAGCGGCTGGTCCGCGGGTGTCGGTCTGTATCCCGATGTACAACAACAGCACCACCATCGAACGCGCGCTGCGCAGCATTCTGGATCAGGACGGCGTCGACTTCGAGATCGTCGTCGTCGACGACGACTCCACGGACGATGGTGCCGCCATTGCTGCGGCGGCGCTGCGGCCCGGGGACCGGCTGATTCGCAACGCGCCCCGGTTGGGACTCAACGGAAACCACAACAAATGCCTGGAAGTCGCACGTGGCGACCTGATCCAGTTCGTGCACGGTGACGACTGGTTGCTGCCCGGTGCTCTCAAGACTCTCGTCGCATGCTTCGACGAACCGGGCGTGGGCATGGCGTTCGCGCCCCGGCAGGTGGAGACCGACGACCGTGAATGGGCGCAGCGGTACGGCAGTGTTCACACCCACTTTCGCCGCCTCGACGAGTGCAACCGGGGTTCGTCGTTGGTCGCTCAGATGGTGGCGCGCGGGGCCAAGGACAACTGGATCGGCGAACCGACTTGCGTGATGTTCCGCAGGCAGCTGGCTGCTGATGCCGGCGGGTTCCGCACCGATATCTTCCAGTTGGTCGACGTGGACTTCTGGATGCGCCTCATGCTGCGGTCGACGGTGCGGTTTGTTCCGCAGGAGCTCTCGGTGCGCAATCACACCACCGCGACGGCGACGACCCGAGTCATGGCGACCCGGCGTAACCTGCTCGACCGGCAACGCGTACTGACCTGGATGATGGTCGACCCGTTCTCGCCCAAGCGAATCCGCGCCGCCGCGGCCATGTGGTGGATCCCGGCATGGCTCGCGCTGCTGATCGAGGTCGCTATCCTGGGGCCGCAGCGGCGCCGGCACGTCAAAACCCTAGCCATGGCACCCTTCCGGGAGTTCCGCCGCGCGCGCCAGCTGCGTGACGCCATGCGCGGCGGCTAG
- a CDS encoding AMP-binding protein, which translates to MSVVESSLPNVVRERASLQPNDIALTYIDYDHSWEGVELTLTWSQLYVRMLNLAALIREHATTGDRALILAPQSLDYVVSFLASLHAGVIAVPLSVPMGGAHDERTASVLADTAPAVVFTASSIVDNVAEYVQAQPSDIKTEIIELDKLQLDGRPGAAGRARYEQPETIYLQYTSGSTRTPAGVMVSNDNLFANFEQIMTAYYGVYGKLAPPGSTVVSWLPFYHDMGFFLGLIMPILTGMPAKLTSPIGFLQRPARWMQLLANNTMAFSAAPNFAFDLASRKTKDEDIEGLDLSGIHSILNGSERVQPVTLKRFTERFEPFGLDPKVIRPSYGMAETTVYIATREAGEPPKIVNFDATKLPDGHAERTDGPSESSAPLVSYGLVDTQELRIVDPDTGIECPEGTVGEIWVHGGNVAAGYWQNPETTAATFGASIVNPTTGTPEGPWLRTGDSGFYSEGELFILGRIKDLLIVYGRNHSPDDIEATIQTVSPGRCVAIAVPQDGVEKLVAIIELKQKDETAEEAAERFSSVKREVTSAISKAHGLSVSDIVLAAQGSIPITTSGKPRRAQCGELYRRGEFVRLDA; encoded by the coding sequence ATGTCCGTGGTTGAATCCTCACTTCCCAATGTCGTGCGCGAGCGTGCAAGTCTGCAGCCCAACGACATTGCCCTCACCTATATCGACTACGACCATTCCTGGGAAGGCGTTGAGCTGACCCTGACGTGGTCACAGCTGTACGTGCGAATGCTCAATCTTGCCGCCCTGATCAGAGAACATGCGACGACCGGCGACCGGGCCCTGATCCTGGCGCCGCAAAGCCTGGACTACGTCGTGAGTTTTCTCGCCTCGCTGCACGCCGGCGTCATCGCGGTGCCGCTTTCGGTTCCGATGGGTGGTGCCCATGACGAGCGCACGGCGTCGGTGCTGGCTGACACGGCGCCGGCCGTGGTCTTCACGGCGTCGTCGATCGTCGACAACGTCGCGGAGTACGTGCAGGCGCAGCCCAGTGACATCAAGACCGAGATCATCGAGCTGGACAAGTTGCAGCTGGACGGTCGGCCCGGCGCGGCCGGCCGGGCCAGGTACGAGCAGCCGGAAACGATCTATCTGCAGTACACCTCCGGCTCCACCCGAACCCCGGCCGGCGTCATGGTGTCCAACGACAACCTGTTCGCCAATTTCGAACAGATCATGACCGCCTACTACGGCGTGTACGGCAAGCTCGCTCCGCCCGGATCAACGGTGGTGTCGTGGCTGCCGTTCTACCACGACATGGGTTTCTTTCTCGGCCTGATCATGCCGATCTTGACGGGCATGCCGGCGAAGCTGACCAGCCCCATCGGATTCCTGCAGCGGCCGGCCCGGTGGATGCAGCTGCTCGCCAACAACACCATGGCGTTCTCCGCGGCGCCGAATTTCGCGTTCGACCTGGCATCCCGCAAGACCAAAGACGAGGACATTGAAGGCCTCGATCTCAGCGGCATCCATTCCATCCTCAACGGCAGCGAGCGCGTTCAACCCGTCACCTTGAAGCGGTTCACCGAGCGATTCGAGCCCTTCGGACTCGACCCCAAAGTGATCCGTCCGTCCTACGGCATGGCGGAAACCACGGTCTACATCGCGACACGCGAGGCTGGGGAGCCGCCTAAGATCGTCAACTTCGATGCGACAAAGTTGCCGGACGGCCACGCCGAACGCACCGACGGCCCAAGCGAAAGCAGCGCACCCCTGGTCAGCTACGGCTTGGTGGACACGCAGGAACTGCGCATCGTCGACCCCGACACCGGGATCGAGTGCCCGGAGGGCACGGTCGGTGAGATCTGGGTGCACGGCGGCAATGTCGCTGCCGGCTATTGGCAGAACCCCGAGACCACGGCAGCCACCTTCGGCGCATCGATCGTCAACCCCACCACCGGCACGCCGGAGGGTCCGTGGTTGCGGACGGGAGACTCCGGGTTCTATTCCGAGGGTGAATTGTTCATTCTCGGTCGCATCAAAGACTTGCTGATCGTGTACGGGCGCAATCACTCGCCGGACGACATCGAGGCGACTATTCAGACGGTCAGCCCGGGCCGGTGCGTGGCGATCGCGGTTCCCCAGGACGGTGTCGAGAAACTCGTCGCCATCATCGAACTCAAGCAAAAGGATGAAACGGCGGAGGAGGCGGCCGAGCGGTTCAGCTCGGTGAAACGCGAAGTGACCTCGGCGATTTCGAAGGCGCACGGTCTGAGTGTGTCCGATATCGTGCTGGCGGCGCAGGGTTCGATTCCGATCACGACCAGCGGCAAACCCCGCCGCGCGCAATGCGGGGAACTCTACCGGCGGGGCGAGTTCGTCCGGTTGGACGCATAG